Proteins encoded together in one Bacteroides ovatus window:
- a CDS encoding helix-turn-helix domain-containing protein — MEIKDRIRMIMEREKVPPRVFAETIGVQQSTLSHILNDRNKPSLEVVMKVHQKYDYVNLEWLLYGKGEMMVSEEGTSFSSSNHDYLPSLFDENPVNPSKEPTLPENRKETPLRNAENAPKEIVKQEIRYIEKPARKITEIRIFFDDNTYETFRPEK; from the coding sequence ATGGAAATAAAAGACAGAATCAGAATGATAATGGAAAGAGAAAAAGTTCCTCCTAGAGTTTTTGCTGAAACAATTGGAGTGCAACAATCTACTCTCTCTCATATTTTAAATGATCGGAATAAACCCAGCTTAGAGGTCGTTATGAAGGTTCATCAAAAGTATGACTATGTAAATCTTGAATGGTTGCTTTATGGTAAGGGCGAAATGATGGTGTCTGAAGAAGGAACTTCCTTTTCTTCTTCTAATCACGATTATCTGCCTTCTTTATTCGACGAGAATCCCGTAAATCCGTCCAAAGAACCGACTCTTCCGGAAAATCGCAAGGAAACGCCGTTAAGAAACGCCGAAAATGCCCCCAAAGAGATTGTAAAACAAGAGATTAGGTATATAGAAAAGCCTGCCAGGAAAATCACGGAAATAAGAATATTTTTCGATGATAATACCTATGAGACGTTTCGACCTGAAAAATGA
- a CDS encoding dihydroorotate dehydrogenase electron transfer subunit: protein MKKFILDLTVTENIRLNANYVLLKLTSQSLLPEMLPGQFAELRVDGSPTTFLRRPISINFVDKQRNEVWFLIQLVGDGTRRLAEVNPGETINVVLPLGNAYTMPLEASDKLLLVGGGVGTAPMLYLGEQLAKKGHKPTFLLGARSDKDLLQLEEFAKYGEVYTTTEDGSHGEKGYVTQHSILNKVRFEQIYTCGPKPMMVAVAKYAKSNQIECEVSLENTMACGIGACLCCVENTTEGHLCVCKEGPVFNINKLLWQI, encoded by the coding sequence ATGAAGAAATTTATTTTAGATCTGACAGTGACCGAGAATATCAGATTGAATGCAAACTATGTATTGCTAAAATTGACCTCTCAGTCATTACTGCCCGAAATGTTACCTGGGCAGTTTGCCGAACTCCGGGTGGACGGTTCGCCTACTACATTCTTACGGCGTCCCATTTCTATTAATTTTGTAGATAAACAGCGAAATGAGGTCTGGTTTCTGATCCAGCTGGTTGGTGATGGAACAAGACGTTTGGCAGAGGTTAATCCCGGTGAAACAATAAATGTAGTGCTTCCACTGGGAAATGCATATACAATGCCTCTGGAGGCTTCTGATAAGCTCTTATTAGTTGGTGGAGGTGTCGGAACAGCCCCTATGCTTTATTTAGGTGAGCAGTTGGCTAAAAAAGGCCATAAACCTACGTTCCTGTTAGGTGCCCGTAGCGACAAAGATCTGTTGCAGCTGGAAGAGTTTGCCAAATATGGAGAGGTATATACCACCACGGAAGATGGTAGCCATGGAGAAAAAGGATATGTTACCCAACATTCTATATTAAATAAGGTACGATTTGAGCAGATTTACACTTGTGGTCCCAAACCGATGATGGTGGCTGTGGCAAAATATGCCAAAAGTAATCAGATAGAATGTGAAGTATCTTTGGAAAATACAATGGCTTGTGGTATCGGAGCATGCTTATGTTGTGTGGAAAATACGACAGAAGGTCATTTGTGTGTATGTAAAGAAGGTCCTGTTTTTAATATAAATAAACTACTATGGCAGATTTAA